From one Stigmatopora nigra isolate UIUO_SnigA chromosome 8, RoL_Snig_1.1, whole genome shotgun sequence genomic stretch:
- the trim59 gene encoding tripartite motif-containing protein 59, whose protein sequence is MDIREEDLTCSVCYSLFSDPRVLPCSHTFCLKCLFSLVNTTNALYIWRPVYPPLKCPNCRTVVELPTLGVQALPTNVSLRAVIEKYQQNSKLKARMCPEHPREPLNVYCVQDREVICGLCLTVGQHQGHTIDHLQSTFDREKLNFPLLLEQLSEDRWAQVSELREELDREKARCESALEQDRLEVDEYFYTVEMTLVKKRQAYIDALDKALTEVSLSYNPLIHRVKELQEEQVDLVSLAESVRKEDSPLAFLQKVHTFRERVYDYTVASLPRAPKLSVTPQAGDYLRRRWSTVALGELGEAPVPELSARCTDGLLAQDWSFLGPQMVLPLLMLLLVMSVCWLGVTHFSQGSRKLVVPTCDQFTWAYALAQMFLQIWYTHILSMLRMFWQQLTDFFTDLASPLDLSLLFTN, encoded by the exons ATGGACATTCGGGAGGAAGACCTGACCTGCTCCGTGTGTTACTCGCTGTTCTCGGACCCGCGGGTGTTACCGTGCTCCCACACCTTCTGCCTCAAGTGCCTGTTCAGCCTGGTCAACACGACGAACGCCCTCTACATTTGGCGTCCGGTGTACCCGCCCCTCAAGTGTCCTAACTGCCGCACAGTGGTGGAGCTGCCCACCTTGGGCGTGCAAGCTCTACCGACCAACGTCTCACTGCGCGCCGTCATCGAGAAG taccaGCAAAACAGCAAACTGAAAGCTCGCATGTGTCCGGAACACCCGAGGGAGCCCCTCAACGTGTACTGCGTCCAAGACCGTGAGGTCATTTGTGGCTTGTGTCTGACTGTGGGCCAACACCAGGGCCACACCATCGACCACCTGCAGTCCACTTTCGACAGAGAGAAGCTGAACTTTCCGCTCCTGCTTGAACAACTCTCCGAGGACAGATGGGCGCAG GTGAGTGAGCTACGCGAAGAACTGGATAGGGAAAAGGCCCGCTGTGAGTCTGCGTTAGAACAGGACCGTCTGGAagtggatgaatatttttacacggTGGAGATGACGCTGGTCAAGAAGAGGCAAGCTTACATAGATGCTCTGGACAAGGCCTTAACAGAAGTGTCGCTGTCCTACAACCCACTCATCCACAGGGTCAAGGAGCTGCAG GAGGAGCAGGTAGACCTGGTCTCCCTTGCCGAGTCGGTGAGGAAGGAGGACTCTCCACTGGCCTTCCTGCAGAAGGTTCACACATTCAGAGAGCGAGTATACGACTACACCGTGGCCAGTCTGCCACGTGCCCCCAAACTCTCGGTCACGCCCCAAGCGGGCGATTACCTGCGCCGGCGCTGGAGCACCGTCGCCCTCGGTGAGCTGGGCGAGGCGCCGGTACCCGAGCTCTCCGCCCGGTGCACTGACGGCCTCCTGGCTCAAGACTGGTCCTTCCTGGGACCCCAAATGGTTTTGCCGTTGTTGATGCTTCTGTTGGTGATGTCGGTGTGCTGGCTTGGCGTCACTCATTTCAGCCAAGGTTCCAGGAAGCTCGTGGTACCCACCTGTGATCAGTTCACATGGGCCTATGCCCTTGCACAGATGTTCCTACAAATTTGGTACACTCATATTCTCTCCATGCTGAGAATGTTTTGGCAACAGTTGACTGACTTCTTTACAGATCTGGCATCACCGCTCGATCTCAGCCTTTTATTTACAAATTGA
- the smc4 gene encoding structural maintenance of chromosomes protein 4, protein MPSKSAKRTTTAASSSKSAGKGSQPRDDSSSEDELDGAPRGSRSNGQGKESRPPQPPKPTTDPPAGEAAEAVDSRPLEEILGSIPAPPPPAMTNEPGAPRLMITHLLNRNFKSYAGDQILGPFHKRFSCIIGPNGSGKSNVIDSMLFVFGYRAQKIRSKKLSVLIHSSDQHKDVQSCTVEVHFQKIIDKEGDDYEVIPNSKFYVSRSANKDNSSSYYINGKKATFKEVGILLRSHGIDLDHNRFLILQGEVEQIAMMKPKGQTEHDEGMLEYLEDIIGSCRLKEPIQTLARRIELLNELRGEKLNRVKLVEKEKNALEGEKNKAVDFLTLENEIFKQKSQLYQYNVHDMQKSIEHKEEKKQKILEDNKELTEKTAKISEELEQMNQKLAHVEKKQKKIKVYIETQKETFTQLDLQDVEVREKIKHSKSKKTKLQKQLEKDKQKLEEVRSVPANSEKAISEATAEKEKLEKKRGKEEEKLKEVIESLKEETSGLQQDKETKEKELMELSKAVNETRSRMDLAQSELDIYLSRHKTAVTQLNTAKETLQNTSDTLRERRATIKELQVNVPQSEKELKKDEGELERLIKLDNDTRKIVREMRQKVDEAKSSLSSNRSRGKVLDALMHQKKSGKISGIFGRLGDLGAIDEKYDAAISSCCGALDNIVVDTIETAQKCVKFLKEQNIGVATFIGLDKMKVWEKNMSPIRTPEDSPRLFDMVKVKDTSVRPAFYFALRDTLVANDLKQATRMAFQREKRWRVVTLKGQIIEMAGTMTGGGRVMKGRMGSSLNTGVSQGELDHMESNLNENVTKLQGCQEKKLQLEENVQRLRSQLREMKNTLEKYSNSMNSLADQEHHLKVQMKDLEANVLAAAPDKTKQKQMEKSLEAFKKDFESASSKAGKVENEVKRLHNLIVEITSHKLKAQQDKLDKISKALDECSSAITKAQVAVKTADRNLKKCDESVARTEAELEELTTSLAKFTQQLKELEEQAAEIMKSCQEAEAAHAEVQDQYQSAEKEIKVLQKQEHALQEDSLSVRLRVEQIETVVTEYKNKINTWQKEAAKLTLHSVEGSPDEQLPVLSAEQLDDIPDRNVIMNKIMSLETKRSQMKPNLGAIVEYKKKEELYLQRVTQLDEITTQRDNFKRGYEDLRKQRLNEFMNGFNLITNKLKENYQMLTLGGDAELELVDSLDPFSEGIMFSVRPPKKSWKKIFNLSGGEKTLSSLALVFALHHFKPTPLYFMDEIDAALDFKNVSIVACYIYEQTKNAQFIIISLRNNMFETADRLIGIYKTHNTTKSVAINPKTIVFQEHHAVTA, encoded by the exons ATGCCATCTAAAAGTGCAAAGcgcaccaccaccgccgcctcctcctctaAGTCAGCAGGAAAGGGGTCGCAGCCTCGGGATGACTCCAGCTCCGAGGACGAGCTGGACGGAGCCCCCCGAGGAAGCCGTTCTAATGGCCAAGGGAAGGAATCACGACCACCACAGCCGCCGAAGCCGACAACTG ATCCGCCTGCCGGGGAAGCTGCCGAGGCGGTTGATAGTCGCCCTTTGGAGGAGATTCTCGGTAGCATCCCTGCACCCCCGCCCCCAGCTATGACCAATGAGCCGGGGGCTCCTCGTCTCATGATAACACATTTACTCAATCGCAACTTCAAGTCGTACGCGGGTGACCAGATTCTGGGGCCCTTTCATAAG CGCTTTTCCTGCATCATTGGACCAAACGGAAGTGGCAAGTCCAATGTGATCGACTCCATGCTATTTGTGTTTGGATACAGAGCTCAAAAGATCCGATCGAAAAAGCTGTCGGTGCTCATCCACAGTTCTGATCAGCACAAAGATGTGCAAAGTTGTACTGTGGAAGTACATTTTCAAAAGATTATTGATAAG GAAGGAGATGACTACGAAGTCATCCCCAACAGCAAGTTCTATGTTTCCAGAAGTGCCAACAAAGACAATTCCTCGTCCTACTATATCAATGGCAAAAAAGCTACATTCAAAGAAGTGGGCATTCTGCTTCGAAGCCATGGCATCGACTTGGACCACAACAGATTCCTCATCCTACAG GGTGAGGTGGAGCAAATTGCCATGATGAAGCCCAAAGGTCAGACGGAGCATGACGAGGGAATgctagagtacctggaggacaTTATTGGTTCCTGTCGCCTGAAGGAGCCCATCCAAACCCTTGCTCGCAGAATTGAACTGCTTAATGAACTGAGAGGGGAGAAG CTCAACCGAGTCAAGCTTGTGGAAAAGGAGAAGAATGCTCTCGAGGGAGAAAAGAATAAAGCTGTGGATTTTCTCACTCTGGAAAAtgaaatcttcaaacaaaagagtCAGCTTTACCAATATAATGT TCACGATATGCAAAAGAGCATAGaacataaagaggaaaaaaagcagaagaTCTTGGAGGACAATAAGGAACTCACTGAGAAAACTGCTAAGATATCCGAAGAGTTGGAGCAAATGAATCAAAAGCTTGCACATGTGGAGAA gaagcagaaaaaaatcaaagtgtacATCGAGACCCAGAAGGAGACATTCACCCAGCTAGACTTGCAGGATGTTGAAGTGCGTGAGAAGATCAAACACTCCAAGAGCAAGAAAACAAAGTTGCAGAAGCAGTTGGAGAAGGACAAACAAAAG CTGGAAGAGGTACGCAGCGTACCCGCCAACAGTGAAAAGGCCATCTCGGAGGCAACCGCTGAAAAGGAAAAGCTAGAGAAGAAGAGGGGTAAAGAAGAGGAGAAACTCAAGGAAGTGATAGAAAGTCTTAAAGAAGAGACCAGCGGTTTGCAACAGGACAAAGAG ACCAAAGAGAAAGAGTTAATGGAGTTGAGCAAGGCTGTGAACGAGACCCGCTCTCGTATGGATTTGGCGCAATCGGAGCTCGACATCTATCTCAGTCGTCACAAAACAGCCGTGACACAGCTCAACACGGCCAAAGAGACCCTTCAAAACACGTCTGATACACTGCGGGAACGTCGTGCCACCATTAAAGAACTGCAAGTCAATGTACCGCAGAGTGAAAAAGAGCTcaagaag gaTGAAGGAGAGCTGGAACGTTTGATAAAGCTGGATAATGACACCCGTAAAATAGTGAGGGAAATGAGGCAAAAGGTGGATGAGGCCAAAAGTTCTCTCTCATCCAACCGCAGTCGAGGAAAAGTCCTGGATGCTCTTATGCATCAGAAGAAGAGTGGCAAAATTTCCGGTATCTTTGGAAGGCTG GGAGATCTGGGAGCTATTGACGAAAAGTACGATGCAGCTATTTCCTCCTGTTGTGGTGCTCTGGATAATATTGTGGTGGACACTATTGAAACAGCTCAGAAATGTGTCAAATTTCTCAAAGAACAGAATATTGGCGTGGCCACCTTCATCGGTCTTGACAAA ATGAAGGTTTGGGAGAAGAATATGAGCCCGATCCGCACCCCCGAAGACAGCCCACGTCTTTTTGACATGGTTAAAGTGAAAGACACCAGCGTTCGTCCGGCTTTCTACTTTGCCTTGAGAGACACGTTAGTAGCCAATGATTTGAAGCAAGCTACGAGGATGGCTTTCCAGAGAGAGAAGCGTTGGAGAGTGGTCACCCTCAAGGGCCAGATCATCGAGATGGCCG GAACCATGACTGGAGGAGGCAGAGTGATGAAGGGAAGGATGGGCTCCTCTCTGAACACTGGAGTTTCCCAAGGGGAG CTCGACCACATGGAGAGCAATCTAAATGAGAACGTGACAAAGCTGCAGGGCTGCCAGGAGAAGAAACTGCAGTTGGAAGAGAATGTCCAGCGTCTCCGTTCCCAGCTTCGAGAAATGAAGAACACGCTTGAGAAATATTCCAACAGCATGAAC AGTCTGGCAGACCAGGAGCACCACCTCAAGGTGCAGATGAAGGACTTGGAGGCCAACGTGCTGGCTGCTGCTCCAGACAAgaccaaacaaaaacagatgGAGAAAAGCCTGGAAGCCTTCAAGAAAG actttgAAAGTGCATCCAGTAAGGCTGGAAAGGTGGAGAATGAAGTGAAGAGGCTCCACAACCTGATTGTGGAAATCACCAGCCACAAGTTGAAGGCTCAGCAAGACAAGTTGGACAAGATCAGCAAAGCTTTGGATGAATGCTCCTCCGCCATCACCAAGGCACAGGTTGCCGTCAAGACTGCAGATCG AAACCTGAAGAAGTGCGATGAGAGCGTGGCTCGTACAGAAGCCGAGCTGGAGGAGCTCACGACCTCCTTGGCAAAATTCACGCAGCAGCTAAAGGAACTGGAAGAACAGGCGGCGGAAATCATGAAATCGTGTCAAGAAGCTGAG GCGGCGCACGCGGAAGTGCAGGATCAGTACCAGTCGGCAGAGAAGGAGATCAAGGTTCTGCAGAAGCAAGAACATGCCCTGCAGGAGGACTCTCTGAGCGTCCGGTTGCGAGTTGAGCAAATCGAAACAGTCGTCACAGAGTATAAGAACAAGATCAACACGTGGCAGAAGGAG GCTGCAAAGCTCACGCTGCATAGCGTGGAAGGCTCGCCGGACGAACAGCTCCCAGTCCTATCGGCCGAGCAGCTCGACGACATCCCCGACCGTAACGTCATTATGAACAAGATCATGAGTTTGGAGACCAAGCGCAGCCAGATGAAGCCCAACCTCGGAGCAATCGTGGAGTACAAGAAGAAG GAGGAGCTTTATCTGCAGCGCGTCACCCAGCTGGATGAGATCACAACCCAACGCGACAACTTTAAACGAGGCTACGAGGACCTTCGCAAACAACGCCTCAACGAATTCATGAATGGCTTCAACTTGATCACCAATAAGCTGAAGGAGAATTACCAAATGCTGACGCTGGGGGGTGATGCCGAGTTGGAGCTAGTGGACAGCTTGGACCCCTTCTCCGAAGGAATCATGTTCAG TGTGCGTCCTCCAAAGAAaagctggaaaaaaatctttaactTGTCGGGTGGGGAGAAGACCCTCAGCTCCCTGGCTCTGGTATTCGCCCTTCATCACTTCAAGCCCACGCCGCTCTACTTCATGGACGAGATCGATGCGGCACTCGATTTTAAGAACGTCTCCATCGTGGCTTGCTACATCTAT GAGCAAACAAAGAACGCTCAGTTCATCATCATCTCACTGAGAAACAATATGTTTGAAACGGCCGACCGCCTCATTGGTATCTACAAGACGCACAACACCACTAAGAGCGTCGCCATCAACCCCAAGACCATTGTGTTCCAAGAACACCACGCCGTTACTGCCTAA